A window of Kingella potus genomic DNA:
GCAAAGGCGGGCTGTGGCACCTGATTTTCCTCGTACTGGTGGTGATGAACCTGGTGTCCGGTTTTCAGGCCTTGGGTACGCTGATGGCCGTCGGCCTGATGATGATACCGGCCATCACCGCCCGGCTGTGGGTGCGCGGCATGGGCGGGCAGATACTGCTTGCCGTGCTGTTTGCCTCCTGTGCGGGCTGTTCGGACTGCTGTTTTCCTATCATGTGGAAATCCCCTCCGCCCTCGATTATTCTTTTTTGCGGCGGCTGGTACGCCTTTTCGGTGCTGTTCGGCAGCGAAGGCGGCCTGCTGGCCAAATGGCTGCGCGGCAGCCGCCACAAAACATTCTAACCACCGCGGCGGCTTTTTTACTGCCGCATTTTTCCAGCAAAGCAGAAAGGACAACTATGAAACATTGGAAACCCGCCTTCGCCGCCCTGATTTTGGCCGGCGTGGTACAGGCCGAGCCTTTAAACGTCGTCAGCAGCTTCAGCATACTCGGCGACGTGGCCAAACAGGTCGGCGGCGACAAGTGGCCGTAACCAGCCTGATTGGCGCGGATCAGGATCTGCACGTTTACCGCCTCAACAGCGGCGACATCAAAAAAATCCGCTCCGCCAACTCGTGCTGCTCAACGGCCTCGGTTTGGAATCCGGCGAACTGACCGCGCCGTCAAGCAGAGCAAAATCCCCTATGCCGAAGCTGCCGCCGGCATCAAAGCCATCGAAGCCGACCACGATCACGATCACGACCACCACGAACACGGCCATGACCACGATCACGGCCACGAACACCACCACCACCACGGAAATACGACCCGCACGTATGGAGCGATCCCTCGCTGATGCAGAAATATGCCGCCAATGTTGCCGAAGCCTTCATCAAAGCCGATCCGCAAAACAAAGCCTATTACAGCCAGCGTCTGCAAAGCTACGGCAAAGAGCTGCAACAGCTCGACACCTATGCCAAAGGCCGCTTTGATGCCGTGCCCGCCGCCCGCCGCAAAGTGCTGACCGGTCACGAAGCCTTCGGCTATATGGGCCGCCGCTACAACATCAAATTCTACGCGCCGCAGGGCATCAGCACCGAAGCCGAGCCCTCCGCCAAACAGGTTGCCGCCCTTATCCGCCAGGTAAAACAGGAAGGCATCAAAGCCGTGTTTGCCGAAAACATCAAAGACTCGCGGATGATCGAACGCATCGCCAAAGAA
This region includes:
- a CDS encoding metal ABC transporter permease, with amino-acid sequence MFGSILAVDLPALTLVAAVASITIVTLAVIYRPLLLESIDPLFLKAVNGKGGLWHLIFLVLVVMNLVSGFQALGTLMAVGLMMIPAITARLWVRGMGGQILLAVLFASCAGCSDCCFPIMWKSPPPSIILFCGGWYAFSVLFGSEGGLLAKWLRGSRHKTF